From a region of the Wenzhouxiangella sp. XN24 genome:
- a CDS encoding biopolymer transporter ExbD, whose protein sequence is MARRHATREEEAEINITPMLDIVFIMLIFFIVTTSFIRETGIDPQRPEALTASQQARGNILIGVSATGQIWMDKREVPLEAVRQRVEQARNESPESTVVIIADERSETGILIDLMDQVRLGGILNISVAAQPAGGG, encoded by the coding sequence ATGGCAAGAAGGCACGCGACGCGCGAGGAAGAGGCCGAGATCAACATCACGCCGATGTTGGACATCGTGTTCATCATGCTGATCTTCTTCATCGTCACGACCTCGTTCATCCGCGAGACGGGCATCGACCCGCAGCGGCCCGAGGCGCTCACCGCGAGCCAGCAGGCGCGCGGCAACATCCTGATCGGCGTCTCCGCCACGGGCCAGATCTGGATGGACAAGCGCGAGGTGCCCCTGGAGGCTGTGCGGCAGCGCGTCGAGCAGGCCCGCAACGAGAGCCCGGAAAGCACGGTCGTGATCATCGCCGACGAGCGTTCCGAGACCGGCATCCTCATCGACCTGATGGACCAGGTGCGCCTGGGAGGCATCCTGAACATATCGGTCGCGGCGCAACCCGCGGGAGGTGGCTGA
- a CDS encoding energy transducer TonB has translation MRFLASIAAGTVVALLLFLVMHLLVGGRDGFQRPDETGKVIDFVRVKAEEIVQTRERQVPRKPPPPDKPPPPPQLQTQAPQQVVKQRLDIETPDISASFTGGPVVAAGWQTGDGAADGDIVPIVRIEPSYPRDALLRGLEGWVRIKFTIAPDGTVLNPSVIEAQPPRVFNREAVRAILRWKFKPRIVDGEAVSREAEQTIEFNINPES, from the coding sequence ATGCGATTCCTGGCTTCCATTGCCGCGGGTACCGTGGTCGCCCTGCTGCTGTTCCTGGTGATGCATCTGCTCGTCGGGGGCCGGGACGGTTTCCAGCGGCCCGACGAGACCGGCAAGGTGATCGACTTCGTGCGCGTCAAGGCCGAGGAGATCGTCCAGACGCGCGAGCGCCAGGTGCCGCGCAAGCCGCCGCCGCCCGACAAGCCGCCCCCACCACCGCAGTTGCAGACCCAGGCGCCCCAGCAGGTCGTGAAGCAGCGCCTCGACATCGAGACGCCGGATATCTCCGCCAGTTTCACCGGGGGACCCGTCGTGGCCGCCGGGTGGCAGACGGGGGACGGCGCCGCGGACGGGGACATCGTGCCGATCGTGCGCATCGAGCCCAGCTATCCCCGCGATGCACTGCTTCGGGGCCTGGAGGGGTGGGTGCGGATCAAGTTCACGATCGCCCCGGACGGTACCGTGCTGAATCCCTCGGTCATCGAGGCCCAGCCGCCGCGTGTCTTCAACCGTGAGGCCGTGCGGGCCATCCTGCGCTGGAAGTTCAAGCCGCGGATCGTCGACGGGGAGGCTGTCTCGAGAGAAGCCGAACAGACGATCGAATTCAACATCAACCCGGAATCGTGA
- a CDS encoding MotA/TolQ/ExbB proton channel family protein, which produces MNPFVDAFVSIRDFFEMGGNVLYGILVVTVLMWTFIIERIWYFYFVMPGRLREVEANWDARQDTTSWYANQVRNGVISEVKLESRRYLLLIKTLMAVLPLLGLLGTVTGMIAVFDVMAFAGTGNARLMAGGVSKATIPTMSGLVAALSGLYFAAWLEKKAGAQIDRAEALMIRH; this is translated from the coding sequence ATGAACCCGTTCGTCGATGCATTCGTATCGATCCGGGATTTCTTCGAAATGGGCGGCAACGTCCTGTACGGCATCCTGGTCGTGACGGTGCTCATGTGGACGTTCATCATCGAGCGGATCTGGTACTTCTATTTCGTGATGCCCGGGCGGTTGCGCGAAGTGGAGGCCAACTGGGACGCGCGGCAGGATACGACGTCGTGGTACGCCAACCAGGTGCGCAACGGGGTCATCTCGGAGGTCAAGCTCGAGAGCCGTCGTTACCTCCTGCTCATCAAGACGCTGATGGCCGTGCTGCCGTTGCTTGGGCTGCTCGGTACGGTGACGGGCATGATCGCCGTGTTCGACGTCATGGCCTTCGCCGGGACCGGCAACGCGCGGCTCATGGCGGGTGGCGTCTCCAAGGCGACGATTCCGACCATGTCCGGTCTCGTGGCCGCGCTGTCGGGACTTTATTTCGCCGCCTGGCTGGAAAAAAAGGCCGGCGCGCAGATCGATCGGGCCGAAGCCCTCATGATCCGACATTGA
- a CDS encoding biopolymer transporter ExbD, protein MRRRIARSEDEAEINITPMLDIVFIMLIFFIVTTSFVKEIGLELNRPSNEPQEEKKISEVIAIRIESTGVIEVSGRQVDIRAVRANVEGELATKGQDTPVVVIADRASDSGLMVRVIDQARMAGADQVSIAAMAKR, encoded by the coding sequence ATGAGACGCAGGATCGCCAGAAGCGAGGATGAAGCCGAGATCAACATCACGCCGATGTTGGACATCGTGTTCATCATGCTGATCTTCTTCATCGTGACGACGTCCTTCGTCAAGGAAATCGGCCTGGAGCTCAATCGTCCGTCGAACGAGCCGCAGGAAGAGAAGAAGATCAGCGAGGTGATCGCGATCCGCATCGAGTCGACGGGCGTCATCGAAGTCAGCGGCCGGCAGGTCGATATTCGTGCCGTGCGGGCGAACGTGGAAGGCGAGCTCGCCACCAAGGGACAGGACACGCCGGTGGTCGTCATCGCCGATCGCGCGTCGGATTCCGGGCTGATGGTCCGGGTCATCGACCAGGCCCGGATGGCCGGAGCGGACCAGGTCTCGATCGCCGCGATGGCGAAGCGCTGA
- a CDS encoding MotA/TolQ/ExbB proton channel family protein: protein MRKFILAAAALTVALGASPALAVDSLDELLQQVRESRSQLSAENQERERRFLQNRNEQRELLNQARQELAAAERRSDELTNQFNANELELAELNDTLRTQLGNFGELFGVVRQVSGDTVGLIRTSLVTAQDPNREELAERLAKVRGVPSMEDLNALRALLTEEMVRSAKVARFDATVTKPDGTSAEETVVRVGVFNLISDNGFLNYIPETQTILELARQPQARYVSMAQNLFEASPNTTVAAAVDPGRGSLLALLIQEPSLAERTAQGGVVGYVIIALGIVGLLIALVRWIYLTTVGTKIRGQLKKETATENNPLGRILKVYEDNTDADTETLELKLDEAILREVPKLETWQGAIKVIAAVAPLLGLLGTVTGMIATFQAITLFGTGDPKLMAGGISQALVTTVLGLTVAIPLVLLHSVVASRSKALIEVLEEQSAGIIAKQSEAGR from the coding sequence ATGAGAAAGTTCATTCTTGCCGCGGCCGCGTTGACGGTCGCCCTCGGGGCTTCGCCGGCACTCGCCGTCGATTCGCTCGACGAGTTGCTGCAACAGGTCCGCGAGTCCCGCAGCCAGCTCAGCGCGGAGAACCAGGAGCGGGAACGCCGCTTCTTGCAGAACCGCAACGAGCAGCGCGAGCTGTTGAACCAGGCGCGCCAGGAACTGGCCGCCGCCGAGCGCCGCAGCGACGAGCTCACCAACCAGTTCAACGCCAACGAACTGGAGCTGGCGGAACTCAACGACACGTTGCGCACCCAGCTCGGCAACTTCGGCGAGCTGTTCGGTGTCGTCCGGCAGGTCTCGGGCGATACGGTGGGCCTGATCCGGACCTCGCTGGTGACTGCGCAGGATCCGAATCGCGAGGAGCTCGCCGAGCGTCTCGCCAAGGTGCGCGGCGTGCCGTCGATGGAAGATCTCAATGCGTTGCGCGCGCTGCTCACGGAAGAAATGGTCCGCAGCGCCAAGGTGGCCCGTTTCGACGCCACCGTCACCAAGCCCGACGGCACCTCGGCCGAGGAGACGGTCGTCCGGGTCGGTGTCTTCAACCTGATCTCGGACAACGGGTTTTTGAACTACATTCCCGAGACGCAGACCATCCTCGAGCTCGCCCGCCAGCCGCAGGCGCGCTACGTGTCGATGGCGCAGAACCTGTTCGAGGCGAGCCCGAACACCACGGTGGCGGCGGCGGTCGATCCGGGCCGCGGCTCGCTGCTCGCGCTGCTCATCCAGGAACCGAGCCTGGCCGAGCGCACGGCGCAGGGCGGCGTGGTCGGCTACGTGATCATCGCGCTGGGCATCGTCGGCCTGCTGATCGCGCTGGTGCGCTGGATCTATCTCACGACCGTAGGCACCAAGATCCGCGGCCAGCTGAAGAAGGAGACGGCCACCGAGAACAATCCGCTGGGCCGGATCCTGAAGGTCTACGAGGACAACACGGACGCCGACACCGAGACGCTCGAGCTGAAGCTCGACGAGGCGATCCTCAGGGAAGTGCCGAAGCTGGAGACCTGGCAGGGGGCCATCAAGGTCATCGCCGCGGTCGCGCCGTTGCTCGGCCTGCTCGGCACCGTGACCGGCATGATCGCGACCTTCCAGGCGATCACGCTGTTCGGCACCGGTGATCCGAAGCTGATGGCCGGCGGTATTTCCCAGGCACTCGTCACGACGGTGCTCGGCCTGACGGTCGCGATTCCGCTGGTGCTGCTGCACAGCGTGGTGGCGAGCCGCAGCAAGGCGCTCATCGAAGTGCTGGAGGAGCAGAGCGCGGGCATCATCGCGAAGCAGTCGGAAGCCGGCAGATGA
- the xerD gene encoding site-specific tyrosine recombinase XerD: MSAGGNSGRREEAGIDQGHLDASTQAIDRFLDAAWMERGLSKNTLSAYRTDLLALARWIAPSGKPITEAGRDDVLGFIAGRAEGGARPRSSARQLSSFRRFFRWLLRERGAGEDPTAEISMPKIGRPLPKSLSEEEVEALLDAPKTEEPLGHRDRTMLEVLYATGLRVTELVSLRLAQVNLNQGVVRVIGKGGRERLIPLGEESLEWLQRFIAGPRDEILLEKQTEFVFPTRRGDCMTRQAFWHIIKRYTQQAGIGQALSPHTLRHAFATHLLNHGADLRVVQMLLGHSDLSTTQIYTHVARERLKEMHSRHHPRG; encoded by the coding sequence ATGAGCGCAGGCGGGAACAGCGGACGTCGGGAGGAGGCCGGGATCGACCAGGGTCATCTCGATGCGTCCACGCAGGCGATCGATCGCTTTCTCGATGCCGCCTGGATGGAGCGTGGCCTGTCGAAGAATACCCTGTCCGCTTATCGCACCGACCTGCTGGCCCTGGCGCGCTGGATCGCACCGAGCGGCAAGCCGATCACCGAAGCCGGGCGGGATGACGTCCTCGGCTTCATCGCCGGACGCGCGGAGGGCGGCGCGCGGCCCCGCTCCTCGGCCCGCCAGTTGTCGAGCTTCCGTCGGTTTTTCCGCTGGCTGCTCCGCGAGCGGGGCGCGGGCGAGGATCCCACGGCGGAAATCTCGATGCCGAAAATCGGACGCCCCCTGCCGAAATCGCTCAGCGAGGAAGAGGTGGAGGCCCTGCTCGACGCGCCGAAGACAGAGGAGCCGCTCGGCCATCGGGATCGCACCATGCTCGAAGTGTTGTATGCGACGGGGCTGCGCGTGACGGAGCTCGTCAGCCTGCGGCTCGCCCAGGTGAATCTCAACCAGGGTGTCGTGCGGGTGATCGGCAAGGGCGGGCGGGAACGGCTGATTCCCCTGGGCGAGGAATCGCTCGAGTGGCTGCAGCGTTTCATCGCCGGGCCGCGCGACGAAATACTGCTGGAAAAGCAGACGGAGTTCGTTTTTCCGACCCGGCGCGGCGACTGCATGACGCGACAGGCTTTCTGGCACATCATCAAGCGGTATACGCAGCAGGCCGGAATCGGCCAGGCGCTGTCGCCGCATACCTTGCGTCACGCCTTCGCCACGCACCTGCTGAACCATGGTGCGGACCTGCGCGTAGTGCAGATGCTGCTGGGCCATAGCGATCTTTCGACGACCCAGATCTACACCCATGTCGCCCGCGAGCGGCTCAAGGAAATGCACTCCCGTCACCATCCTCGCGGCTGA
- a CDS encoding DsbC family protein: MNTVFAAIGLIALLPGSAAGDVSVEERLAARLPGVEAENVKPTPIAGLWEISMGPQVVYVSEDGRYLLRGDVVDMMNGDNLTRARQAELQAEIVDRLAGEFDESTMVIFPAENAQHTVTVFTDVDCTYCRKLHREIETYTDQGISVRYMFYPIAGPGSAGWTRADAVWCSSDRNDAMTRAKLGQPVTAEGACEDTPVAAHYRLAMDLGLRGTPAIVTDGGAVVPGYLPAADLARMLEQE, encoded by the coding sequence ATGAACACAGTGTTTGCCGCCATCGGGCTGATCGCCCTGCTTCCCGGTTCTGCCGCGGGCGACGTCTCCGTGGAGGAGAGGCTTGCCGCACGTCTTCCGGGCGTGGAGGCCGAGAACGTCAAGCCCACGCCCATCGCCGGGCTCTGGGAGATTTCCATGGGGCCGCAGGTCGTATACGTGAGCGAGGACGGCCGCTACCTCTTGCGCGGCGACGTCGTCGACATGATGAACGGTGACAATCTCACCCGTGCGCGGCAGGCGGAGTTGCAGGCGGAAATCGTCGATCGTCTCGCCGGAGAGTTCGACGAATCGACCATGGTGATCTTCCCGGCGGAAAATGCGCAGCACACCGTCACCGTGTTCACCGACGTGGACTGCACCTATTGCCGCAAGCTGCACCGCGAGATCGAGACCTATACGGATCAGGGTATTTCGGTGCGCTACATGTTCTACCCGATTGCCGGCCCCGGCTCGGCGGGCTGGACCAGGGCCGACGCGGTGTGGTGCTCGTCCGACCGCAACGACGCCATGACCCGCGCCAAGCTCGGCCAGCCGGTGACGGCCGAGGGGGCATGCGAGGACACACCGGTCGCCGCGCACTACCGGCTGGCCATGGACCTCGGATTGCGCGGCACCCCGGCCATCGTCACGGACGGCGGGGCGGTGGTGCCGGGCTACCTGCCGGCCGCCGACCTGGCACGTATGCTCGAACAGGAATAG
- a CDS encoding FeoC-like transcriptional regulator, whose protein sequence is MILTRLHDYLQMHGRANVADLAHHLQASPAAVEGMLEALERKGVVRKTDLTDGCGACSKCGPEAMNFYEWTGERST, encoded by the coding sequence ATGATCCTTACTCGTCTCCATGATTACCTGCAGATGCACGGACGTGCCAACGTCGCGGATCTTGCGCATCACCTGCAAGCCTCCCCGGCCGCGGTCGAAGGCATGCTGGAAGCGCTCGAGCGCAAGGGCGTCGTGCGCAAGACCGACCTGACCGATGGCTGCGGAGCGTGCAGCAAATGCGGCCCTGAAGCGATGAACTTTTACGAGTGGACCGGGGAACGCTCGACCTGA
- a CDS encoding NUDIX hydrolase, protein MNFCSACGHTVELRIPAGDSFTRYVCPSCGKVHYQNPLLVVGCVPEWNDQVLLCRRAIEPRRGYWTIPAGFMENDETLAEGAARETMEEAMARVEIQDMFAVVDVVHARQVHVMFRARLLDGRFGAGAESLEVALFDPGDIPWDEIAFLSVRFALEKFLEDRAAGVVRLHTTALERRGGG, encoded by the coding sequence ATGAACTTCTGCAGCGCCTGCGGGCACACCGTGGAACTTCGCATCCCGGCCGGTGATTCATTCACCCGCTACGTGTGTCCATCCTGCGGCAAGGTCCATTACCAGAATCCATTGCTCGTCGTGGGCTGCGTGCCCGAATGGAACGACCAGGTCCTGTTGTGCCGCCGCGCCATCGAACCTCGACGCGGTTACTGGACCATCCCAGCCGGCTTCATGGAGAACGACGAGACGCTCGCCGAGGGCGCCGCACGCGAGACCATGGAAGAAGCCATGGCCCGCGTCGAGATCCAGGACATGTTCGCGGTCGTGGACGTGGTGCACGCCCGCCAGGTGCATGTCATGTTTCGCGCGAGATTGCTGGACGGCCGGTTCGGCGCGGGCGCCGAGAGCCTCGAGGTCGCGCTTTTCGATCCCGGGGACATTCCATGGGATGAGATCGCCTTCCTGTCGGTCCGTTTCGCGCTGGAAAAATTCCTCGAGGACCGGGCCGCCGGCGTCGTGCGGCTGCATACGACCGCCCTGGAGCGGCGCGGGGGCGGCTGA
- the feoB gene encoding Fe(2+) transporter permease subunit FeoB, whose product MKDLYTLGLIGNPNCGKTTLFNTLTGSKQRVGNWPGVTVEKKIGEFRHADKRFEVVDLPGTYSIDVVDQEISLDEKIARDFIHANEVDLMINVVDASNLERNLYLTTQLAEMRLPLLVVLNMSDVAENKGVRIDPAALSQRLGCPVVAVIATSGSGMAELKEAITASVASAQRPSLEVPYDERLAPVRQALADRLAPAAESTGVSPYWLAVQLLEGDPLARRVAGPELTAEAQRHADELGSDLDILIADARYGLANNIVREAVSISGRVASNLTQAIDRVVLNRILGIPIFLFMMYLMFMFTINIGSAFIDFFDQAVGLVAIDGFAALLNGIGSPEWATVLLANGLGGGIQTVATFIPIIAFLFFFLSILEDSGYMARAAFVMDRFMRWIGLPGKSFVPLIVGFGCNVPAIMATRTLEHRRDRLLTIAMAPFMSCGARLPVYVLFAAAFFPHGAQNVVFGLYMIGIAVAVATGLALKNTVLRGESAPFIMELPPYHVPKAKGLLIHTWDRLKSFIVRAGRVIVPMVLVLNVLNSVGTDGTFNHEDSESSVLAEIGRTVAPAFGPMGLDEENWPAAVGIFTGILAKEAVVGTLDATYSALAAADAAADGVAEAAEEGPGFAAGMLEALATIPANLGDALGTWTDPLGIGVGDLSDAATAAEAQEVASATFGAMALRFDGTAGAFAYLLFILLYFPCAAAIAAVYQESGGRWAMFVALWTTGLGYGLATVYYQAAIFSRHPASSTAWIVGVLAALAATIFVLRWQSRGLSSPAVPARQQT is encoded by the coding sequence GGACAAACGCTTCGAGGTGGTCGATTTGCCGGGCACCTACTCCATCGACGTGGTGGACCAGGAAATCTCGCTGGACGAGAAAATCGCGCGCGATTTCATCCACGCCAACGAAGTGGACCTGATGATCAACGTCGTGGATGCGTCGAACCTGGAACGCAACCTCTACCTCACGACGCAACTCGCCGAGATGCGCCTGCCGCTGCTAGTGGTGCTCAACATGAGCGACGTCGCGGAGAACAAGGGCGTGCGCATCGATCCCGCCGCCCTGTCGCAGCGGCTCGGTTGCCCCGTCGTGGCGGTGATCGCCACGAGCGGATCGGGCATGGCGGAACTCAAGGAGGCCATCACCGCGAGTGTCGCCAGCGCGCAGCGCCCGTCCCTGGAGGTGCCGTACGACGAACGACTTGCACCGGTGCGCCAGGCGCTGGCGGACCGGCTCGCGCCGGCGGCCGAGAGCACCGGCGTGTCGCCCTACTGGCTGGCCGTTCAATTGCTCGAGGGCGATCCGCTCGCGCGCCGCGTCGCGGGTCCGGAACTCACGGCCGAGGCGCAGCGCCATGCCGACGAACTGGGCTCCGACCTCGACATCCTGATCGCGGACGCGCGCTACGGTCTCGCAAATAATATCGTCCGCGAGGCCGTGAGCATCAGCGGTCGAGTCGCCAGCAACCTCACCCAGGCGATCGACCGCGTCGTGCTGAACCGGATTCTCGGCATCCCGATTTTCCTGTTCATGATGTACCTGATGTTCATGTTCACCATCAACATCGGCAGCGCCTTCATCGATTTCTTCGACCAGGCGGTAGGCCTCGTGGCGATCGACGGCTTCGCGGCGCTATTGAACGGCATCGGCAGTCCCGAGTGGGCCACCGTACTGCTCGCCAACGGCCTCGGCGGCGGCATCCAGACGGTCGCCACATTCATCCCGATCATCGCCTTCCTGTTCTTTTTCCTGTCCATCCTGGAAGACTCGGGCTACATGGCGCGCGCCGCGTTCGTCATGGATCGCTTCATGCGCTGGATCGGCCTGCCGGGCAAGTCCTTCGTCCCACTGATCGTGGGCTTCGGCTGCAACGTGCCGGCCATCATGGCGACGCGCACGCTCGAACACCGGCGCGACCGCCTGCTGACCATCGCGATGGCGCCGTTCATGTCGTGCGGCGCCCGCCTCCCGGTGTACGTGTTGTTCGCCGCGGCGTTTTTTCCGCACGGCGCACAGAACGTCGTCTTCGGGCTCTACATGATCGGCATCGCCGTGGCGGTGGCGACGGGACTGGCGTTGAAGAACACGGTACTCAGGGGCGAATCGGCGCCGTTCATCATGGAACTGCCGCCGTACCACGTGCCAAAAGCCAAGGGACTGTTGATCCACACGTGGGACCGCCTGAAGAGCTTCATCGTGCGGGCCGGCCGGGTGATCGTGCCGATGGTCCTGGTTCTGAACGTGCTTAACTCCGTCGGCACGGACGGCACCTTCAACCACGAGGACAGCGAGTCCTCGGTCCTCGCGGAGATCGGCCGCACCGTGGCGCCCGCCTTCGGTCCCATGGGGCTGGACGAGGAGAACTGGCCGGCCGCCGTCGGCATCTTCACCGGGATCCTGGCCAAGGAAGCGGTCGTCGGCACCCTGGACGCGACCTACAGCGCGCTGGCCGCCGCCGATGCGGCAGCCGACGGCGTTGCTGAGGCAGCGGAAGAGGGTCCTGGGTTCGCCGCCGGCATGCTCGAGGCGCTGGCGACGATTCCTGCCAACCTGGGCGACGCACTCGGCACCTGGACAGACCCGCTCGGCATCGGCGTCGGTGACCTGAGCGATGCCGCCACCGCGGCCGAGGCGCAGGAGGTCGCAAGCGCGACGTTCGGCGCCATGGCGCTGCGCTTCGACGGCACGGCAGGGGCCTTCGCCTACCTGCTGTTCATCCTGCTGTACTTCCCCTGCGCGGCCGCCATCGCAGCGGTTTACCAGGAATCAGGAGGCCGCTGGGCCATGTTCGTCGCCCTGTGGACGACCGGCCTCGGCTATGGCCTGGCCACCGTCTACTACCAGGCGGCCATCTTCTCGCGCCATCCGGCAAGCTCGACGGCCTGGATCGTCGGCGTGCTCGCGGCGCTCGCTGCAACCATCTTCGTGCTGCGCTGGCAGAGTCGGGGACTGTCGTCTCCCGCCGTGCCCGCGCGCCAGCAAACCTGA
- the fdxA gene encoding ferredoxin FdxA, whose product MTFVVTENCIKCKYMDCVEVCPVDCFHEGPNFLVIDPEECIDCTLCEPECPAEAIFSEEDLPAAQAHFLELNKELSEQWPVITEKGEPPADAEEWDGKTGKLQHLER is encoded by the coding sequence ATGACTTTCGTCGTCACAGAAAATTGCATCAAGTGCAAATACATGGACTGTGTCGAGGTCTGCCCTGTGGACTGTTTCCACGAAGGCCCGAACTTCCTGGTCATCGATCCCGAAGAATGCATCGACTGCACGCTGTGCGAACCGGAATGCCCCGCCGAGGCGATCTTCTCCGAGGAAGACCTGCCCGCCGCCCAGGCGCATTTCCTGGAGCTCAACAAGGAGCTGTCGGAGCAGTGGCCGGTGATCACCGAAAAAGGCGAGCCGCCTGCGGATGCCGAGGAATGGGACGGCAAGACCGGCAAGCTCCAGCACCTGGAGCGCTGA